The genome window ctttctctcttactcCTCTTGACGAGTTTTGTTTTTGACTAGAAGAAAGCTTTTTTGCTTTGAAGGTCATGCAGCACCTGTCTCATTTTATTTGTCCTCACCACAAGGAAAACATCTAGGTAAGgcaaataatctattttaaagtttgaatggAAATTACCAAGTACAAGAGGTAAATCTTTAAGGGATGAGCttaattgtttcttattttcaataataaatcattttattgcaataccgggtttgagaaatccaatatgttcatatctctatagaatagagaatagtagaagccaattttattacaactacttaaattgagttgacttaattccgtacaattacaaagtatagcatgaaagataatggaattaattgttgtaatttttattttctttccatgttttgaatttcctctatattattattacaactgagcaaagattgagaaagtaacattactactctaatttgaagtttaatgcGTCCTTCTCAAGTCatggtctttatttatatatttgcagtttatatttctaaccgttgatgagaaattaaggctcagttgcacaatatgtgtaaattcttcaaaaggctactttaaatagtaagtcaatgtgtctcttacatttgggtattagttagaattgttttcaaatgattgtaccaataaaggtgaatgtgtataaattttgtttaactatcctgtgcatcgcacgggttagcgactatatatatatatatatatatatatgaaaatgaaaaacttttCTGCAAAATGAAAcattaaacataaaatttaggATAAAATacttgtaaggactcgatttgtaacgacccaaaacgATACTGGGCTCGCACAtaaataggcccaaacaatataatttgtagagcgtgggtgttaagaactaggttaacttttGTGTAATGAAAAGATTCACCCTCACGTATATTGAAGGCTCAGAGCTGGCACAACATTTGTTTTGTTTCGGTAACCGAtacagttctttttctttttacgttcttcttcttcagtctatgttttgtttctttattttttgttccaCCCCCtcttgcatgttcttctttcagtttatataccaccatttgtgttccatcctcaccacacatgtgtaggttgggttcggaggatttcttcctatcccatctagcacctcctggaacttcctatgggcagctgtaaggctgcctccttactgttcaggtatcacctccacattaatgcgcccagagagttggttgagaggtaattaatgcggaggcagctgtagttatagatatttgtttgccttttcttttttacccttGGTCTGTTATCCTATCTTCAGTGGTGACATAATTCTGAGGTTCGGTTGTAACAAGACCgtgtcctgatcgtcctcggacgcatactgccgaggagtgtGGCATCCTCGGACGAATACAGAACTCTTCTCtcgtgatattgactaccacCCCCCTTCGGTAATTGCCttatgacctgacttggcctcctcggacggatatgcatTCTCGGATGGGTCACAGGCCCAGcgatcctgaccttaatgggcctgttgAATGACAGGCCCCCacaatactattttggtccctaaactttaccaattttttttttaatagtttagagacaaaaatagggataaaaaagaactttttttcaatactttaggataaaaacaaatttttgataaatttaaggattgaaagaaaaacattttcaatagtttaagaactaaaaataaattttttcaatagtttaggagcaaaaataatgtttttaaagtttagggataaaaaaaaattgataaaatttagagaccaaaatagttttttaaccTAAAATTTATTTCGGAGTTCAATCATTATTTGGGAATTTTATTGGAAAGGTAAGGACTTGGATACTTTGGGCCTAATGTTTTTAACCCATGACTCTAGGTTTGAGTCAACCCATTATATTCGTGTCTCAATCAAACCGTTTCACAATTGAAGTCTAacatttgaaaaacaaaacaaaaacttttttgAGAATAACTTTTTCCGCTTAGGAAAGGTCTTAATATCTATTAATATTTTCCTAAACTGAATTGGGGTGGAAAGGGTTCttaatatgtatttatttaattgtttaaaaaaatgtatctaTTTAATTAAGCAGTCGTTTATTCATCCGAGTTTGATGCACAACAAACGTGCCTATTCCTTCCAATATCTTTTCTCTTTCATACACTCCACAATCTCATTCCACTCCATGGCTCATGCTCACTAAGAAGACGATAGCAACACTTGTTGTTTCTCATCTCATACAAGGGGAGAGGAGGGTAAGGTGGGTTCAAAACTCATTAactacaataaataaataaaatttcataccaATGAAAATGAGTTATGGTGAAATtctaattttccttttccttctttctgATCAAATATGGTGCCCATAATTGTAAACATGTGCAAGtttatgttaaatttatttgtatttggcaCCATTGAGTTTTAGCTCAACTGGCACCACTTTtacttgtaaaaatattgtaaaatattttatatttgtagtATTACTCTTTGTTTTATTGAAATTTACAAGATCCCTTGATTACGGCTATGATTCTTCTGTCTTCAGGGGACCGGCTTTTGTGCTTTGCAGAAATAAAGTATTTTCAAAGATTATTGACGGGAAATTATTACTCTTGCCACTTTATCTACTTTAGCGGTATGTCGCAAATGTTGCTCTTAAAGTGGCACTTGTATATTCATGTATGAGACAGTTTTtaccccacacacacacacacacacacaaaaataaaaaaaaaataaaaaaaaaagaaaaagaaagaaagaaagatacaCACACATTTGAGACATGCTTTCTTCTACATATTGAAGTTCTCAACAATCAAGCATATGCATGCAATGCAGTTTGATATACCATAGTGAcatgttttctttaaaaatttagcCATTCTTAGAGCATTAGTATCCGGAGTTGTAAAACTCCGgatatgctaaattttagcatctaACCATTAAAATGATGCATTACTCGGACTtgtaaacctaaaaaattttacaagtttgttACAGTGGTTTCTTAGAGCATCACCAGTAGACTAGCTATCTCTactttttggagaaaaaaatcactgttcacaaaaaaaaaaaaacccctccaACAGCTTCTtcatctccaatttttttttttagatttgctaCAGTAGCTCTCTTAACATGGAGGGTACTGTAGCAAATACTGTAACATATCTAAACAATATTCATGCTTAAAATAATACccggttgaaaaaaaaaataattctttctctctcatcccttTTCTCTTTCATTCTTCAATCTTCACTCTCTCGTGCTTCTCTATCTCAACGGTTACAAACTAAAACATaccacaatcaaaacaaaaacccaatcaaaagatttgaaacacaaaaacaatcTTTCTCATAAGCCTAATGAAATctgaacaataaaataaaactaatcaaaccaaaaaaaaaaacatgtagaaGCACAAAATCGACGGAGCTCTCAATCagaatacaaactcaaatcacaattttaaaactaatcaaattagaaccaaaaaaaaaaaaaaaaaagagcaaagtTGACCCATTTGAGCCTCAGTAGGGAGGACATACAGTGGTGGGAGGAGAAAAAAGGGACCCATCTGAcccatttgagagagagagagtttcttGAATGATCTGGAGTAGACGAACtgctagagaaaaaaagaaaaaagaaaagtgaagagacGAAatgctagaaaagaaaagaaaaaagaaagagaagtgaAGATAGAGCTCCAgcagaagaaaggaaaaaagtaaAGTGAAGATAGAGATAAGAGAAaggtgtggaggagaaaaaaaaggaaaaaagaaaaagaaaagaaacgtgtggatgaaaaaaaaaagataaggaaaaaataaaataaagaataagaaattaaaattgagaaatgttattacaatatttttacaataaatcttaagtggtggGTTGTTATTAACTAATactgatgaaaaaaaaatatttaagtaatatgttcaaatttaaattagtAATAACTTATCacatatgatttattgtgaaaatattgtaaaatgttaAGAATGTAGCACTTCTCATTAAAATTAGATGAATGAGAgaagattgaaaaagaaatattaaagaaagaattaagaaataatatttaaatgggaTAGAGAAAAGGATAGAGAGTCGATTGGAAatcatatttgaaaaagtaagtagGCAAAAGATAAAATGAACTGTTCACTCTCCAAACACAGGCAAAAATTTGAAGAGGCTGTTGGTGATGCTCTTACAATTAGAAGTTACTGTAGACtattgtatttagttttttaatctcgtttattctttttctctcctttgtgtcaaacttattttctttttttcactctctctttcctcatttcagTATCTTGTCTCTCTCTCACCCTTTCTTTGACTTGCTCTCGTCTCCCACTCTTTCTCTTTATGTTGGTGTGGTTGGGCTTCCACGCCAGTAAGACGCAGATGCTGTGGGTTGCTATCTAGGCCATGAGTTGAATCTAGTGGTGATAGAGCTGGGTCGTGAGTCGAATTTGGTGGGTCAGGTGATGGGTTTGGATCGATGGATTAGCTGTGTGGGTCGTGGGTTAGGTGGTGGGTTTAGAGTTGTGGGTTAGGTGGGTTGTGGTGTGGAGATTGGTGGGTTTCTCTTGGTTATTTGATGGTGGTTCTTCTGGTTTGGgtgttgtgtgtgtggcttCGTTGGTGGCTCCATTGGTGGTTTTTTAAAATGGGTTTGCTAGGATATGTGgggttttggtttggtttgaacTGATGGTTTGATGGTTTTGTGTTTAatgtggttttggttttggtttgatggTCCGGTCGATGGTGCTAGGATATGTGGGGGTGGCAGTGCATTGTTATGGTtgtttggtggttttttttttaatgggttttggtgGGTGGCATGGTGATGGTGGCTATTGTGATTGTGGTGGCTGATGTGGGCTATAATGgttgttgtgtgtgttttttctgggtttttatgtgtgtgttttttttttttttttttggccggtgcctagaggaagagagaggaagagagaaaaaaagaatatttaaataaactgGTAAACGAAAtagagtttgagatttttttttttaatttttagaatcgAGTTTGAGATGTTagttgtattataaaataatatggtataattgataaagtagtttttgagttggtaaaataagataattcTTAGAGTTCCCATACTATGCCAAAATCTTGAGTGCTCTTTTAtatattggttttcattttttcagaattgaaaaatatatatttataaatatatataaaatactttttaggacaaagtttagctataaaattagttgtagatTAAAGTCATagtcttactcaataaaataaatattactaaatattttgaaaatttaaccgttgaattacatattctttacgctcttaatacacatattaaatttcgtgtcaattagatattatttactatatgatctataagtttatattttatgtataattttaaattacaaaaacttgcaatttaaaaaatttattaacgacatagctattgatctttaattttctagaaattttgcaagcatggaggaaatagaagaagatgtaatccaacggtggatttgtcaaaattcacctctaataaaaaaatattgagtaggTTGTAACCATagactacaatcaattttgtagctaaataaAGAAAGACAAAATTCTACATTCTTCAGCCCCAAAAAAATGAAGGCCAAATTCATTGGCTTCTATATATTGTGTATGAGTGACTCATTAATTTCGCATATTGTTGTTGAGTAAACTTATTTATGAGCATCTAGCAAACTGAATTTGTATTACCTCTGAATCTCTGATCAAGGTATACCTATTACAGTAGATTCTGGATTTTAAACCTTTTAATTAGGTACAATTGAAACGTTAAACCTGAAAGACAATGTATTGTTTTTCCGTTGATTGCATTGAGAGTTGTTTTTATGATTAAGATTATGCATCAATGTTCTAGAATCCTTGAATAGAAAGGCTATATCCTAAAAATGAAAAGGCTTAATGGTGACTTTGAGACCTTTTTATTGCTAGGCACAGAAAGATCATATCAGCATCAATTGTTCCTATTTGATTCTgaaatatttcaatatttttattcttatatgCGGCACTGTATGTTGCAGCCTGCTgatggttaaatttttatttttcaggcAACATGATAGGCTGTCCAACAATCGCaattaactttatttttgtGCACCTAATACCAGCCTTTTTACCATATTAAATGTGTCATTATTTTTAATGgcttttttataaaatctttaTTAGTCAGGAAAAATGATGTTGAATGAAGCAACAGAGATTACAACCTCCATGAAATGAAGCAAGCAGCTGATGTAGCTTGTTTTTCCTCTATAGAATCTTTAGAATTTATTATTAGTTAGGAAGGATGATGTTGAATCAAACAGCTGGTTATGATTGTTTAATGGATTTAATATTAATGGAATTATAAGTTTGAGGTGAAGGTGACCCTGATTGCCCATCTCCATCCCACTTTATAGTGAAGTGGTTTTCAGTTTTTCTCACCCCGAAAGTGTGGAGCACCATCATGTTATAAGCAATGGCTTTTTGTCCCCTTCACtaagtgtgggtttggattcacGTCCACGGCCACATTTTACTTCTTTGCGCgttttcaggttttttttttttttttttttctctcctggATACGCGCACTATTCATTGTccatgaacagtgattttaggcttatgaacagtaaaaaacagagtaaacagtaatttttcacatatttaaaaattattttgctacaatgttttcagtttttagtaaaataaattatatctaaaTGGATCTTAAATAAAGAAACTCACGTATGTTTAGTTGATGTTATGAATGCCGATTTGATGTTAGTTtcgatttttttattaaaatgaaatattttgatacCAACTTATTTTAACATACAATTTTAGAATTACCGTTATATATATTACTTATGACTATTAAGCCAAATGATATAaattgttgataatttttttaaaactatttgttgaatttgatatagtgttttacaaaataaaatgataataaagtGATTGGATTGGTTAGTTAGAAAATAAGATATTCAAATTTGGggttttattataaataaacaagAATATGTTAGCTATTTATAAATAAGGAAGCTTCCAAGGAGCTCTATTCCCAACTCCCACCACTAACCCACATGCCGGCATTACCTTTTCTAATATCACATTGGATTGCAATgcttttttctttgaatttggtacaactttttgaaattgtaCTATCCgatataataaaaaactaaccGTTTATAAAAAGGTGTCAACTTGTCACAAAATCCAAAATGATGGTgcaaaagatgataaaatacgTACCAATTCACAGCCCATTTATGATTGAGGGTTTCTTAAAAGTACGTCCGacatatattagtaaattattttaaaaaaatttttataaaaaaatataaattaaatttaaaaataaattaaataatgttacgtacataatattttcacaataaattttacataataaaactattaataataagtaaaaagtGGCATAATTCAAATGAGAGCCAATAACAATTTGCTATCTAAAATTTGTGATTatgaatatattataaatatatcattACTTTAAGATTaagagtgtgtttggataccgttgaaagtaaaaacttattattgaaagtacagtagataaaagtaaaagttggttgaaatagtacagtggagcccataaatagtactaaaaaataCAGTGGGGTCTATGAATAAGaccaaaaataaactaaataggaaaataattttaatttttcattccaaTTCAAGCGCACACTAAAATCCACAAACCTTATCCCAGAGAAATCTATTCCACCAATAGGCACACTCCTTTTCAATTTCCTATCATTTTATCTTTGAATTATTATTGAGTACTTCGGaagtatactttttttttcacgaGGTGAGTTCTTATTATTATGGCCCACCTCTATGTGAGAAGAAAGTAGTGGCCGAATAATTTTCCTTTGTCTTCTCTCAATTCCCATCAGCTTCTTTCTCTGACTTCTTTTACTTCCTTTTCTCCCCTAGCCATGGCCGAATGCTTCCATGAACAACCCGCCACTGCCCTGAttcttttcatctctttcttGTTTCAAAAACCCACACATACGTGAAGAAAGGATGAGAGTTTCAGATGGCAGCACTTGAGCTTTGTCCACTACATCTCcacgtcttcttcttcttcttcttctgcagaacattttattttatgttaatgTATTCACACTTTATCTCAAATGGGAGATTTcctcctttattattatttttttctctttatctttttattattttcacacGTCAAACACAAAATCCAATTACTTTATTAGAATATTAGCAATGGGCTACATCCAGTTCAACTAAAGTTTGATATAGCTAAAACCCAAAACGGGTTACAATTTCTGTTGGTGCAAACAAATGTTACAACAAATTCTTTTGTACAGTATGACATCGCCATATCCAACTTTCCCTCACATCACACTGCAGCATTATGCTATAATATTACTAATAACAATCAATCTGAATAACTCCACAATGAAACCTCACCGTCAGTTTCCATGTTATCTCCACCATAACAATGAGGTGGTGGAGGCAACATCATCCCCTCTGCCATATTTCTCATCAGCTCAGGCATGCCGAAAACCTCCTCCTCATCCACAAAAGACGTATCTTCCGGCTCTATCTCTGTCTCCGCAGCCACTGCCACTGTAGCTTCATTTTCTGAACTCTGCGTCAAGTCATCCCCAGAAACACCGATCAACTCTGCCGGCCGAAATGCCTCAGCCGCCTCCAATGCCGTCCGCTGAATATCCTTAGCTGCTGTCGATGCTGGAACCGGAAGCCTCCACAACGAGTCGGCGAAATTGAGACATGCGTAACGACCGCGGAGTGCAATGGTGGCCACATCATGTGCACGCGCTGCCATTTCTGCAGTGGGAAAGGTCCCAAGCCagattcttgattttttattgggCTCACGCACTTCACTAACCCATTTATGTGGGTTCTTACTCCTTACTCCACGATATACTGGGTGCCTTGtctccttaaatttttttctcccatcTCTCTTCTTAGGATTTCTCGAAGCCAACATGATATCGCCGTCCATCGAGTTCTCCGTGCCAGCATTGTCACTCTCTAACCCTTCAGAGCCCATTAGATATTGTGGGTCTGAGAAATGTCTTGAAACATCCATGTATGTCTTAAAACTGTATTTCTCCgtacttttagttttttaagtttGTAGTGGTGTAGGAGTATGAACTAAGAAGAGTGAGAGTTGGACgtatatatagaaaaaactGGGAGTGTGATAAGTAGCCACGCTTTAGAGTGTGATAAGTGGCGATGTTCCCCACTATTACAACAATTTGGATATTTTTGAGCAAGAccaccaattttatttcaatttttgtcacaatttgcCAGATAATGTCaaataaacaataaagaaaaagaaaaaaaaaagttgtaaatgtATATTTGTTCACACTACTTTTACCACTCATAACTTGACGCTTGATGAATTAAAACCGTTACCAAATTGGGTAAATTTTGGTGGACCAAGCAATTTTTGCCCTGGCAACTCGTTTTCCCTCCTTTTTTCAGCCAAGTGAATTAGGGGTATTGTAGGGTGACACGTGGAGAacttgtcttgactcttgagtgGG of Quercus lobata isolate SW786 chromosome 8, ValleyOak3.0 Primary Assembly, whole genome shotgun sequence contains these proteins:
- the LOC115957692 gene encoding dehydration-responsive element-binding protein 1B-like, which translates into the protein MDVSRHFSDPQYLMGSEGLESDNAGTENSMDGDIMLASRNPKKRDGRKKFKETRHPVYRGVRSKNPHKWVSEVREPNKKSRIWLGTFPTAEMAARAHDVATIALRGRYACLNFADSLWRLPVPASTAAKDIQRTALEAAEAFRPAELIGVSGDDLTQSSENEATVAVAAETEIEPEDTSFVDEEEVFGMPELMRNMAEGMMLPPPPHCYGGDNMETDGEVSLWSYSD